The genomic stretch aaatacatgtacttaatgcatagcctaatatttatatgagtgttggactccctaataataataacaataaataataatgttaattttaaatgcgaagTGAAGCGGGCTAgttcagcggtcggggaacttttttaattattaccccaaaatattttcgtgtaagttgatattaccccatggcgaagaacaaaaaaaatgaaatcgcttctttttactATCTTTCTTaatatagcccccatgataattttgataagaaaacaataactaaaaatttaacgattctaaagaagtttcacttcaatatatacttttactcacaaaagtttcatttttatcccccaaaatttcattttactccatttggggtaatttaccccggttccccgaccgctgggcTAGTTCGTTAGAAGAACTGTTGAGTTTTTAATAGTTgtaatattttactataatttgTTGAAGGTACAAGAGCGGGGTGCGCTCAGTGAGGGGCGGAGGCGGCGCGGGCGCGGAGGAAGCGCGGCGCGGCGGCCTCAAAGCGCTGCCGAAGCGCGCCCGCACTCGCTGCCGGGGCATGAACATGGGCCAAAAGCTTTCCGGCGGTGTCAAGTCGGTGTCGCGCGAGTGCACGGCGCCGTTCAAGGCGGTGGTAGCACGCGAGCTGGCTCCCGAGCCGCCCAGACCTGCGCGCCTGGACGCGCTGCTCGACGCGCCGCCCGCGCATCCAGAGTTACAGCTCAAGCATGCATGGAACCCAAACGACAggtgaggaattgttcgagatatattttttttgtagcttagatgggtggacgagctcacagcctacctggtgttaagtggttactggggcccatagacatttacaacgtaaatgcgccacccaccttgagatataagttctaaagtctcaagtatagttacaacggctgtcccacccttcaaaccgaaacgcattactgcttcacggcagaaataggcagggtggtggtacctacccgtgcggactcacaagaggtcctaccagtaaatgATATCAAcgtctcatttttaccatcgcaccgcccgccaccggagtagagttcatccatactacctggagccactaagttcatccacagtgcgtttccagttttttttttgccacgtaccatccggctatggaatgagctcccctccacgttgtttcccgagcgctatgacatgtccttcttcaaacgaggcttgtggagagtattaaacggtaggcagcggcttggctctgcccctagcattgctgacgtccatgagcgacggtaaccactcactatcaggtgggccgtatgctcgtctgcctatacggcaataaaaaaaaaaagtgagcctaatttgtttttgaaaaattattagcaAATAATCGCATTTACAAAATGTATGTTAACATACATTTGCTAAAGATATTCCACATTGCGCCAACGCATTACTGTTTAGTAGTTGGTGTGTACAAAACCAATAGAATGCGCTATTTTATCGCGGTAGCCTCATTAACATTCTCTAATGTATGAGTCGCTCTAATGataatgaaggaataatatattttttattgcttagatgggtggacgagctcacggcccacctggtgtcaagtggttaccggagcccatagatatctacaacgtaaatgctgccacccaccttgagataaaagttctaagggcttagtgtagttacaacggctgccccacccttcaaaccgaaacgcattactcctacccgtgtggactcacaagtggtcctaccaccagtcgtcattacgcaaattataattttgcgggtttgatttttataacacaatgttattccttcaccgtggaagtcaatcgtgaacatttgttaagtacgttcattagaaaaatttcgtcatggcagggttgtggtacctacccgtgcgggctctcaAGACGTTCTACCAAAGTGACATAATGAAATTTTCCAGGTCATTAAACATATTCGTTAAGGAAGAAGACGCACTGACATTCCACCGGCACCCGGTCGCGCAGAGCACGGACTGCATCCGCGGCCGCACGGGCTACACGCGCGGGCTGCACTGCTGGGAGGTGGTGTGGCCGGCACGACAGCGCGGCACGCACGCCGTCGTGGGCGTCGCCACGTCCCACGCGCCCCTGCACTCAGTCGGCTATCAGAGTCTAGTCGGGGCCACCGATCAGAGCTGGGGCTGGGATTTGGGTAGAAATAAGGTGAGTTCAACCAAAGCGTGGTTGTATTGCCCTAACCATTTCCTAAGGCGGTCCTGTATGAACGTGAACACTGTAATGGTTTAAAGTGCTTAAAGAAAATCAAACTAGTCGAAAGACGACGCAGCTATGTTGCGTAGTTAGCTCCTTCATACAACTTAGTTGATTAGGGCACAACATGAAATCACAATTACTCTCACAGAAGCACAATCATTCTCTTCAAACTAACGAACGGCTACGCGCCATTTCTATTGTGTAACACCACAGTTACAGCTGGTTCaatagaaaagttttttttataacgaattagatgacccggcagacttcgtagtgcctcaatcgataaataaaagaaagattttcaaatttatctaccttttaaaccatctctggacttccacaaataattcaagaccaaaattaggcaaatcggtccagccgttctcgagttttagcgagacacgaacagcaattcatttttatatatatagatttatccAACAGAAGTCCGTAAATTCATTTCGCGATTCGTCTACCTCCTgggatttttttatggtttttattgGAGATCAATAATCAAGGCTGTGTATGTAAACGTTTCCAGGTGTTCCATAACGCGAAAGGCACGGGCGGCGGCGGCACGACGTACCCGGCGCTGCTGCGGCCCGACGAACAGTTCCTCGTGCCGGACCGCGTGCTCGTCGTGCTCGACATGGACGAGGGCACGCTCGCCTTCTGCGCCGACGGACGCTACCTCGGCGTCGCGGCGCGCGGCCTGCGCGGCAAGACGCTCTACCCCATCGTCTCCGCCGTCTGGGGGCACGCCGAGATCACCATGAAGTACATCGGCGGGCTAGATCGTTAGTATACAATGTCGTATTGTGGCTTTTATAAGACATACTCGACTGTGTATCGAAACTCATAGAGATCatatccggtcaccgtcctcgccgaacccgtcgcttgcgatgaagggctcggcgagtaaattaacccatagacacagcccactgagtttctcgccggatcaggcggtagattctccgaagggctgctcttgctagggccagtgttagcaacactacagtttgagccccgtaagctcacctacacgtcaaggcgaagctgaaattgcctctcaaggtatcagtataggtaggaaaaaaataggtTGATAATGATGTACCTCTCTAATGATCGACCACTGCTAAATCTCTCAATCAATTCATAAAAATGAATCGAGCAGTGTTAGGTGCTGTTGGTTAGCGAGATAGAGAGTGAGTGAGAGACGGTTGGTTGGTTACAGCGGAGCCGCTGCCGCTGATGGAGCTGTGCCGGCGCGTGATCCGGCAGCGCGTGGGCCGGGGCCGGCTGCGCGCGGCGGCGTCCCGCCTGTCGCTCCCGCCCGCGCTCACGGCGTACCTGCTGTACCGCGCGCCCTAGCGCCCGCCGACCCGCACTCACTCCGCGTACACGATTCcgatttgacttaacttttattttaacgtTATCTgtgataattatattttaatgacgAATTGAAATCGGTTATTTCTGAATTCGATGCATCCCGATCGGCGCTCGTCTCGCTGCGTCGATCCTCTTCCGTTTCTGTCCTCCTTCGTCGGTGTTCGTCAACTAGTTTCTGAGATCCGTTCGAACGGATCGGCGTCCGCTTCGCATTCGATCGATTCGCCGAAACCAAGCAACGTTGCGGCGGCGGCGGCAAGATCTCGGCGAACCTTCCAGAAACGAGCCCCCCCTTTGATCTCCAAAATACGATCAGTGCTTTAATCGACGTGTTTAGTCAGAGCGAGGAAACGTGTCTCAGATTGAACAGGTGCAAGTTTTGTGACTCGAAAGACTATTATATTTGTGACAAGCAAATGTCGTTGTTTATGTAACAATAGCTTAAGCGTATCGCTCGGACGCGGTCGCCCCCAGGCCAGTGTATCGTTGGCAATCTTACTACGCCGGTCGATTTAgtgactggttttttttattattattttaatttttatttagtactTTAAATTCCTATTGTAATGATTATGTGTGCGCGTGCGTGTGTCTGTATGTATATACGTCTGCAATACGCATCGCAACTACGAATGAGTGTGTCGAGTTCGGAATCGTTTTAGCTGACACTTCCTAAACGTTTTGACTTACTTTTGGTCACATCCAGCGAGTGCATGTCTTCACGACGTCTTCTTTCGTGACTAATTAGACTTATTAGATGTTAAATGcaaattataatgaattaaagataataataatattttgaaggCACTTGTAAGAGATATCGGCCATTCGATCCAGATTAGCTGTAAATGTAATTACTTCCATTTTAACTAAGCATATTTCATACGTAGATTGTATGGCGGCGTGGATATACGAACGGCCTTTTTACCGTTTCTCATACTCGCAGTACCTCTATAATTAACAAACTGTAAAATATATGATCATGTGTTTGTGTTGTATGTAAACGCAtagagcgtttttttttatatgtatattaataacgCTGAGTTATGTGCGAGTGCTATAATAACGATGATACTATAAAACTGCCAAAAGAGAATGACCGGACCTGTGTCTGTGCGTGTGCTTGTGTGCGTGACTGGGCACGTGTAAAGTCGACGTATGTAATTTGTTGTAAgtttgataaataaaacacgCAAAGCTCATTGAAGTAAAGTGATGTTATACTGTAAACCCTGCTAATGGACCAAACTCGAGATTTTCAGAACCCAATCTTATGTTACGTTTTATGTTCGGAGTCTTATGTAACAAAGCCACACTCGTCTTTATCCCAATGCTTCGGGGTTTGCTGTACATATTCACGgtttaatgaattaaaaaaaaaaaacaatctatttCTTACTCATGAGC from Bombyx mori chromosome 3, ASM3026992v2 encodes the following:
- the LOC101746494 gene encoding protein gustavus isoform X1, which produces MCTPLPSWWFVPAGMPAALDLTRYKSGVRSVRGGGGAGAEEARRGGLKALPKRARTRCRGMNMGQKLSGGVKSVSRECTAPFKAVVARELAPEPPRPARLDALLDAPPAHPELQLKHAWNPNDRSLNIFVKEEDALTFHRHPVAQSTDCIRGRTGYTRGLHCWEVVWPARQRGTHAVVGVATSHAPLHSVGYQSLVGATDQSWGWDLGRNKVFHNAKGTGGGGTTYPALLRPDEQFLVPDRVLVVLDMDEGTLAFCADGRYLGVAARGLRGKTLYPIVSAVWGHAEITMKYIGGLDPEPLPLMELCRRVIRQRVGRGRLRAAASRLSLPPALTAYLLYRAP
- the LOC101746494 gene encoding protein gustavus isoform X3; the encoded protein is MRCVFVYKSGVRSVRGGGGAGAEEARRGGLKALPKRARTRCRGMNMGQKLSGGVKSVSRECTAPFKAVVARELAPEPPRPARLDALLDAPPAHPELQLKHAWNPNDRSLNIFVKEEDALTFHRHPVAQSTDCIRGRTGYTRGLHCWEVVWPARQRGTHAVVGVATSHAPLHSVGYQSLVGATDQSWGWDLGRNKVFHNAKGTGGGGTTYPALLRPDEQFLVPDRVLVVLDMDEGTLAFCADGRYLGVAARGLRGKTLYPIVSAVWGHAEITMKYIGGLDPEPLPLMELCRRVIRQRVGRGRLRAAASRLSLPPALTAYLLYRAP
- the LOC101746494 gene encoding protein gustavus isoform X2 — protein: MSCDRRTRPARFLDLRYKSGVRSVRGGGGAGAEEARRGGLKALPKRARTRCRGMNMGQKLSGGVKSVSRECTAPFKAVVARELAPEPPRPARLDALLDAPPAHPELQLKHAWNPNDRSLNIFVKEEDALTFHRHPVAQSTDCIRGRTGYTRGLHCWEVVWPARQRGTHAVVGVATSHAPLHSVGYQSLVGATDQSWGWDLGRNKVFHNAKGTGGGGTTYPALLRPDEQFLVPDRVLVVLDMDEGTLAFCADGRYLGVAARGLRGKTLYPIVSAVWGHAEITMKYIGGLDPEPLPLMELCRRVIRQRVGRGRLRAAASRLSLPPALTAYLLYRAP
- the LOC101746494 gene encoding protein gustavus isoform X4, translated to MNMGQKLSGGVKSVSRECTAPFKAVVARELAPEPPRPARLDALLDAPPAHPELQLKHAWNPNDRSLNIFVKEEDALTFHRHPVAQSTDCIRGRTGYTRGLHCWEVVWPARQRGTHAVVGVATSHAPLHSVGYQSLVGATDQSWGWDLGRNKVFHNAKGTGGGGTTYPALLRPDEQFLVPDRVLVVLDMDEGTLAFCADGRYLGVAARGLRGKTLYPIVSAVWGHAEITMKYIGGLDPEPLPLMELCRRVIRQRVGRGRLRAAASRLSLPPALTAYLLYRAP